From the genome of Nakamurella flavida:
CGGCTTGATGAGACCGCCGCCGGCCCCGACCACGATGACGCCGCCGACGATGGCCAGGATGGTGATGAGGATCGGGGTGGTGACCGTGGTGGCCACGCCGATCTGGTTGAGAGCGGCGATGATCCCGAGGAACAGGATGAACGCGCTGGCGACGTTCGCGAGCGTCTTGCCGTAGGACAGGCCCCCGAGGGTGCCCTGGATCAGCGTCTTCACGGCGGCGGCGATCGCCGCGGCCACGATGACGATCACGATGGCGACGATCAGCGCCGGGATGAAGGCGATGAGCCGGGTCAGGAGGTCCGAGATCGGGTTCCGGCCGAAGACGCCGAACGCCAGCTGCAGGACGAACAGCGCCAGGGCGTAGTAGACGATCTTGGCGACGATGTCCGAGGCGTCGAACTTGCTCTTCTCCAGGGCCTTCTTGATCCCGCCGCGCTCGACGGCGCGGTCGAAACCAACCCGGGTGAGCAGCTTCGACAGGGCCTTGGTGAGCGCCTTGGCGATCAGCAGGCCGATGATCAGGATGGCGAGGAACGCCAGCAGTTTGGGGACGAACGTGACGATGTTCGACAGGGCGGCGAGCAGGGAGTCTTTCACGCGAGCTCCTCGAGCAGAGGCAGAAGGGATGCACGCCGACGGGAGCCTGTTGCTCGACTCGACCGGGACCCGGCGTGCTTTATGGGATAAAGCTACACATGCCGAGGTCCCATTTACAAGCTAAAGACGGAAACTACTTGCGGTGGACGGATCTCACTGTGCGTCGATGACCGCGGTGGTCCCGAACGCCTCGACCCGGGCGATGAGATCGGCCAGTGCCGCGTCGAAGACCGGCTGCGAGCGGTCCTCGCGCATGGGTGCCTCCATGTCGGCGAGCGTGGGATAGCCCGTCAGGTCCTGCGCCGCCTCGGGCTCGGGCGCCTCGCCCGGTTCCACCGGAGCGGCGTCCACCCCGAGACCGACCACCTCCAGGAGCAGGTGCCCGAGCAGGAAGCTCGCGAACGACCGGTAGACCGCGACCGTCGCCTCGGCCGAGAAGCCGAACCCGCGCAGCGTGGCGATGAACGACTCCATCCAGTCCAGGCTGCGCAGGGGTGGACGCACCCACGGGGCCTCCGGGGGGCGGGTGGCCACGAGCGGGAAGATCTGCGGGTGGGTCAGGGCCATGTGGCGGATGCCGTGGGCCGACCGCCGGAGGAAGCTCTCCCAGTCCGGGTCGTGCTCCACCTCGTCCCCGGGTAGCACCTCGACCAGGACGGCGGCCACCACGGCGTCCAGGAGCTGCTCCCGGCTTCCGGTGTACGGGTACAACGCCATCGTCTGCACACTCAGTCGTTCGGCGACGGCGGCCATGGTGAACGCCCGCAGGCCGGAGTCCTCGATCAGGTCGATCGTCGTGGTCACGATGCGCTCGCGGCTCAGGCGCTCCCGCCCGGCCGAGCGGGCGGTCCCGCCGTCGCTGCCCCGGCGGTCCTCGGGTGGCGGTCCCATGGTGTCCCCGTCCGACGGTCCCGGTGTCCGGTGCGGTGCTCTCCGGCGCGATGAATTCTCCCTCACCGGGATGGCATCCTGCCGGGACACGGACTCGATCTTGGGCGAGGCTGCGGATTTTAACACGTAAGGTCGACCGGGTCGGAGGGGGGAGTCGTGCAGGATCCGGACACTCCCCATGCCCGCGGCGCCGCGGCCGCCGTCATCCCCGCGGCCGCGCCGGGCGAGGGTTCCCCCCGCCTGGACCGGCGCCGCATCCTTGGCTCCGCCGTCGAGATCATCGACCGGGACGGCCTGCGGGCCTTGACGATGCGGCGTCTCGGAGCCCATCTGGGCGTCGAGGCCATGGCGATCTACCACCACGTCCCGGGGCGCGAGGCCCTGCTCGACGGCATCGTCGAGGTGGTGGTGGACGAGCTCTACGGCGACCCCGAGGTGCACCTGGTCTCCAGCGACTGGGCGCGGTACCTGCACGAGCTGGCCCACGGTGTCCGGCGGATCGCCCTGGCCCACCCGCAGGTGTTCCCCCTGGTGGCGACGCGCCCGTCGGCCGCGACCTGGGTCCGGCCACCGCTGCGCAGCCTGCGGTGGATCGACGGGTTCCTGCTGACCCTGCGGCAGTGCGGCTTCTCCGACCGGGCCGCGACGGACGCGTACCAGGCGTTCAACAGCTTCCTGGTCGGTCACCTGCTGCTCGAGGTGTCCCAACAGGGTGCGGACATCGGCCCGGTCGACGATCCCGACCCGGGGAAGCCCCGGCGCTCGGATCTGGCGGACTACCCGCTGCTCGCCGAGCTCGCCCCGCAGCTGGCGCAGGACCGGTCGGCGGAGGAGTTCGAGGAGACCCTGCAGGCCCTGATCGAGCGGCTGGCCGCCGACCGGGCGGCCGGGTCCACGCCCGCCGGCCCCGCGATAGGCTGACCTGCGGCTGCCCGGGTCGCTACCGCCCGCCCGATGTCGTGCCCGACGACGGTGTGCGCCCCCGGCGGTCGAGCTCGCTCATCCGTGACCAGCCGACCCAGGAGTTCCGCCGTGGCCCGCGTGGCAGTCGACGTCGTCATCAAGTCCGAGATCCTCGACCCGCAGGGCAAGGCGATCACCGCCGCACTCGCCCGCACCGGGCACCCGGGAGTCACCTCCGTCCGCCAGGGCAAGCACTTCGACCTGGAGGTCGACGGGACCGTCAGCGACGCCGACCTGGAGGAGATCGCCGGGACGCTGCTGGCCAACCCGGTCATCGAGACCTGGACGGTGACGCGGCTCGACCCGGCGCCGTCCGCGGTCGCTGCCGGATCCGCCGAGGCCGAGCCCGAGGCCGCCCTGTGACCCGGTTCGGCGTCATCACCTTCCCGGGAACCCTGGACGACATCGACGCCGCCCGCGCCGTCGAGTACGCCGGGGCCACTCCCGTCCCGCTCTGGCACGCCGATGCCGATCTCAAGGACGTCGACGCGGTCGTCGTCCCCGGCGGTTTCTCCTACGGCGACTACCTGCGGGCCGGGGCCATCGCCGCCCAGGCGCCCGTGCTGCGGTCGGTCGTCGACCGGGCCCGCGCCGGCATGCCGGTGCTCGGCATCTGCAACGGGTTCCAGGTGCTCTGCGAGGCCGGTCTGCTGCCTGGGGCCCTCCTGCGCAACGCCGGGCTGCGCTTCCTGTGCCGCGACCAGTGGCTGCGGGTGGAGAACACCACGTCCACCTGGACCACCCGCTACGAGCCGGGGGCCGAGATCCTCGTGCCGATGAAGAATGCCGAGGGCCGGTTCGTCGCCGACGAGGCCGTCCTCGACGAGCTCGAGGGCGAGGGGCGCGTGCTCTTCCGCTATGTCGGAGACGGCCCCACGCAGGGCAATCCCAACGGTTCGCTGCGCGACATCGCCGGCATCTGCTCCGCCGACGGCCGCATCGCCGGCCTGATGCCCCACCCCGAGCACGCCATCGACCCGTTGACCGGCCCCACCGACGACGGCCTCGGCCTGGTCTACTCCGCCGTCGACGCCCTCGCCCAGACCGTCGGAGCGACCCGATGACCGCACCCGAACCCGGCGCGCTGCACCACCCGGACGCCGCCGAACTCCTCGACATCACCGACCCGGTCGGCGCCGTCGAGCTCGTCGAGCCCCCGGCCGGCCCCGGCCCGATCGACACCGTCGAGCGCGCGGAGGGCAGCCCCGACGAGGAGCAGCCGTACCGCGAACTGGGGCTCAAGGACGACGAGTACGCCCGCATCCGGGAGATCCTCGGCCGCCGGCCCACCGCCGCGGAGCTGGCCATGTACTCGGTCATGTGGTCCGAGCACTGCTCGTACAAGTCGTCCAAGGTGCACCTGCGCTACTTCGGTGAGACCACCACCGAGGCGATGAAGGCGCAGATGCTCGCGGGCATCGGCGAGAACGCCGGCGTGGTCGACATCGGCAACGGCTACGCGGTCACCTTCAAGGTGGAGTCGCACAACCACCCGTCGTTCGTCGAGCCGTACCAGGGCGCGGCCACCGGCGTCGGTGGCATCGTCCGGGACATCCTGGCCATGGGTGCCCGCCCGGTCGCCGTCATGGACCAGCTCCGGTTCGGCCCGGCCGACGCCCCGGACTCCCAGCGCGTGGTGCCCGGGATCGTCGCCGGTGTCGCCGGGTACGGGAACTCGTTGGGTCTGCCCAACATCGGCGGCGAGGTCGTGTTCGACCCGTCCTACGCGGGCAACCCGCTGGTCAACGCGGCCTGCATCGGCGTGCTGCGCAGCGCGGACATGTACACCGCTCACGCCTCGG
Proteins encoded in this window:
- a CDS encoding mechanosensitive ion channel family protein — protein: MKDSLLAALSNIVTFVPKLLAFLAILIIGLLIAKALTKALSKLLTRVGFDRAVERGGIKKALEKSKFDASDIVAKIVYYALALFVLQLAFGVFGRNPISDLLTRLIAFIPALIVAIVIVIVAAAIAAAVKTLIQGTLGGLSYGKTLANVASAFILFLGIIAALNQIGVATTVTTPILITILAIVGGVIVVGAGGGLIKPMQQRWETLLSKAEEEAPNFKQQAQSGPSAKEVAAQAKDQAQQAYDQADRKPGARPTR
- a CDS encoding TetR/AcrR family transcriptional regulator C-terminal domain-containing protein, which gives rise to MGPPPEDRRGSDGGTARSAGRERLSRERIVTTTIDLIEDSGLRAFTMAAVAERLSVQTMALYPYTGSREQLLDAVVAAVLVEVLPGDEVEHDPDWESFLRRSAHGIRHMALTHPQIFPLVATRPPEAPWVRPPLRSLDWMESFIATLRGFGFSAEATVAVYRSFASFLLGHLLLEVVGLGVDAAPVEPGEAPEPEAAQDLTGYPTLADMEAPMREDRSQPVFDAALADLIARVEAFGTTAVIDAQ
- a CDS encoding TetR/AcrR family transcriptional regulator translates to MQDPDTPHARGAAAAVIPAAAPGEGSPRLDRRRILGSAVEIIDRDGLRALTMRRLGAHLGVEAMAIYHHVPGREALLDGIVEVVVDELYGDPEVHLVSSDWARYLHELAHGVRRIALAHPQVFPLVATRPSAATWVRPPLRSLRWIDGFLLTLRQCGFSDRAATDAYQAFNSFLVGHLLLEVSQQGADIGPVDDPDPGKPRRSDLADYPLLAELAPQLAQDRSAEEFEETLQALIERLAADRAAGSTPAGPAIG
- the purS gene encoding phosphoribosylformylglycinamidine synthase subunit PurS: MARVAVDVVIKSEILDPQGKAITAALARTGHPGVTSVRQGKHFDLEVDGTVSDADLEEIAGTLLANPVIETWTVTRLDPAPSAVAAGSAEAEPEAAL
- the purQ gene encoding phosphoribosylformylglycinamidine synthase subunit PurQ; protein product: MTRFGVITFPGTLDDIDAARAVEYAGATPVPLWHADADLKDVDAVVVPGGFSYGDYLRAGAIAAQAPVLRSVVDRARAGMPVLGICNGFQVLCEAGLLPGALLRNAGLRFLCRDQWLRVENTTSTWTTRYEPGAEILVPMKNAEGRFVADEAVLDELEGEGRVLFRYVGDGPTQGNPNGSLRDIAGICSADGRIAGLMPHPEHAIDPLTGPTDDGLGLVYSAVDALAQTVGATR